One genomic window of Ruminococcus gauvreauii includes the following:
- a CDS encoding ABC transporter permease, with translation MKERLSNKKRTFKEISSLFSIGPILSLIVLCIIVSFLSDKFFTALNLVNVIKQITCYAVLGIGMTFVIIGGGIDISVGSQVGLWAVVSSLVAVNTGSVFLAVTAILVLGAATGFIQGSIVARLSLPPFIVTMAGQMIMRGLITAITNGQPITGLPDGLRWFGIGKIGPLSVPIVISIVLFIIGHIVLTKTRSGRYIFALGSNRQAAKVTGINVVKFQIITYMVAGVCAAVASLILTGRLGSALSNGGLNYEGDAIAATVVGGTSMSGGEGNLLGTFIGAAIMGVIRNGLNLLQVQAAWQDIVVGGVILFAVILDQVRLHRKE, from the coding sequence ATGAAGGAAAGATTGTCTAATAAGAAAAGGACTTTTAAAGAGATAAGTTCATTATTCAGCATTGGACCGATATTGAGTTTGATCGTTTTGTGTATTATCGTAAGTTTTCTGTCAGACAAATTTTTTACTGCACTGAACCTTGTGAATGTTATCAAACAGATCACCTGTTATGCGGTGCTTGGGATTGGAATGACGTTTGTCATCATTGGCGGCGGAATCGATATATCAGTGGGATCACAGGTCGGATTGTGGGCAGTTGTCTCCAGTCTGGTCGCGGTGAATACGGGATCAGTTTTTCTGGCAGTTACAGCGATTCTGGTGCTGGGAGCAGCCACCGGTTTTATTCAGGGAAGTATCGTTGCAAGACTGTCGCTGCCGCCGTTCATTGTGACGATGGCGGGACAGATGATCATGCGGGGACTGATCACCGCAATCACCAACGGTCAGCCGATTACCGGGCTGCCGGATGGGCTTCGCTGGTTTGGAATCGGAAAGATCGGTCCCTTATCGGTACCGATTGTGATCAGTATTGTGCTCTTTATCATCGGACATATCGTCTTGACAAAGACACGCAGCGGCCGCTACATTTTCGCATTGGGATCCAATCGTCAGGCGGCAAAGGTAACAGGAATCAATGTTGTCAAATTTCAGATCATCACTTACATGGTAGCCGGCGTATGTGCCGCTGTCGCCAGCCTGATTCTGACTGGCAGGCTGGGCTCCGCACTATCTAACGGAGGACTGAACTATGAAGGTGATGCGATCGCTGCTACCGTGGTCGGAGGTACCTCGATGTCCGGTGGAGAAGGAAATCTTCTGGGGACTTTTATCGGAGCGGCAATCATGGGAGTGATCCGCAATGGATTGAATCTGCTGCAGGTACAGGCAGCCTGGCAGGACATTGTGGTAGGCGGAGTGATTCTATTCGCAGTTATCCTGGATCAGGTACGGCTGCATCGAAAAGAATAG
- a CDS encoding sugar ABC transporter substrate-binding protein, with amino-acid sequence MKRMKLIAATLTFCLLMTACGNSKTDTDTAGKDTADTPEAATETSEPDTGGAQDGLSLAYITHTVTNQYWDFVVKGFEAQCKEEGVEFITFDSNSDAGTQLTQVEDCISMGVDAVLLSPLDDESAASMIQMLKEAGIPIFIVDIGSKEDVNCITISDNYGAGRMLGEDAFERHGEDLKPVVISTPPGVAITEERKNGYTDFFDENGITYDTLTLKMNYDRADVLKLAEDSITAFQDMNAVFTPNDDAAMGVIEALKNAGVTNVDVYGFDATDEGITAIEQGTLTATIAQQPYMFGTETVKEALKCLRGETYSEQLDMPCVLVDKDNVAEYSN; translated from the coding sequence ATGAAACGAATGAAATTAATCGCTGCGACACTGACATTTTGCCTGCTGATGACGGCCTGCGGTAACAGCAAAACGGATACCGATACCGCCGGCAAAGATACCGCTGATACGCCAGAGGCTGCTACTGAAACCTCAGAACCAGATACAGGCGGGGCCCAAGATGGCTTAAGCCTTGCGTACATTACCCATACGGTGACGAACCAGTACTGGGATTTTGTGGTAAAAGGCTTTGAGGCGCAGTGTAAGGAAGAAGGTGTGGAATTTATCACTTTCGACTCGAATTCAGATGCCGGAACCCAGCTGACTCAGGTGGAAGACTGCATCAGTATGGGGGTTGATGCAGTGCTGCTCTCTCCGCTGGATGATGAATCTGCGGCATCCATGATCCAGATGCTCAAGGAGGCCGGGATCCCGATTTTCATCGTGGATATTGGTTCGAAAGAGGATGTAAACTGTATCACCATTTCTGATAATTACGGGGCGGGCCGTATGCTTGGAGAAGATGCTTTTGAACGTCACGGCGAAGACTTAAAACCTGTCGTTATCTCGACGCCTCCGGGAGTTGCCATCACGGAAGAGCGTAAAAACGGATACACCGATTTCTTTGACGAAAACGGAATTACATACGATACGCTGACTTTAAAGATGAATTATGACCGGGCCGACGTGTTAAAACTGGCAGAAGACTCCATTACCGCATTCCAGGATATGAACGCTGTTTTTACGCCAAATGATGACGCCGCAATGGGTGTGATCGAAGCCTTAAAAAATGCCGGTGTTACCAATGTTGATGTTTACGGATTTGATGCGACCGATGAGGGAATTACGGCTATTGAACAGGGAACGCTGACAGCAACGATCGCTCAGCAGCCCTATATGTTTGGTACGGAAACAGTCAAGGAAGCTTTGAAATGCCTGCGCGGCGAGACTTATTCCGAGCAGCTTGATATGCCTTGTGTTCTGGTGGACAAAGATAACGTGGCGGAGTATTCGAACTAG
- a CDS encoding GntR family transcriptional regulator, with protein sequence MRKETLAEKAYRYIKEWILSGDVEFGAIIDQQELAGRFGFSSITPVREALILLQKDNLVDIIPRKGIFVSRMSLEEVIDNFQIREIIEPTVLQEIALDIPGEVLQKYRDLYEDWSAHPEKLEMKSYLQADSDFHLALLAPLGNSSLGRILETIYVENTRYRLLSLKQRNFGGSINEHLQILDALEARDVTLAVTSLKEHIQKSKIALLMNKS encoded by the coding sequence ATGAGAAAAGAAACGTTAGCAGAAAAAGCATACAGATATATCAAGGAATGGATACTCTCCGGTGACGTGGAGTTTGGAGCAATTATCGATCAGCAGGAGCTGGCCGGCCGCTTTGGATTTTCCAGTATCACACCGGTCAGGGAAGCGTTAATTTTGCTGCAGAAAGATAATCTGGTCGATATCATTCCGCGTAAGGGGATTTTTGTTTCGCGGATGTCACTTGAAGAGGTCATAGATAATTTTCAGATCAGAGAGATCATCGAACCTACGGTACTCCAGGAAATCGCGCTTGATATTCCCGGGGAGGTTCTTCAGAAATACCGTGACCTCTATGAGGATTGGTCTGCACATCCGGAAAAGCTCGAGATGAAGAGTTATCTTCAGGCTGACAGCGACTTTCATCTGGCTCTCCTCGCGCCTCTGGGAAACAGCTCGCTTGGCAGGATACTGGAAACGATCTATGTGGAAAATACGCGGTATCGCCTGCTGAGTCTGAAGCAGCGGAATTTCGGAGGCTCCATCAACGAGCATCTTCAAATACTGGATGCACTGGAGGCACGGGATGTTACTCTCGCTGTCACTTCATTGAAGGAGCATATTCAGAAATCCAAGATAGCGCTTCTTATGAACAAGAGCTAA
- a CDS encoding class II aldolase/adducin family protein: MFENKTEVLKALTLAARRAYARGIQTGSGGNLSARIPGKNLMVVKCSGGSLADCREDGDGWITMDLDGTVSDTGVPTREWQLHAALLKGLPQAGGIVHCHAPWTISWSEKNDKIPLVTWHSKLKWGCEIPVLDIRAAVVPKEELPGILALFRQEPRLPAVVLRGHGLVAIGRNVVEAEHTAEMIEETAQICVLQGLLYQKRDKKHSYASENHGCTDKSVSYPKSKGTGR, from the coding sequence GTGTTTGAGAATAAAACAGAGGTTTTAAAAGCATTAACTCTGGCGGCACGGCGTGCCTACGCCAGAGGTATTCAAACCGGAAGCGGCGGGAATTTAAGTGCCCGGATACCAGGCAAGAATCTTATGGTAGTGAAATGCTCAGGCGGATCTCTGGCAGACTGCCGTGAGGACGGCGATGGGTGGATAACGATGGATCTTGATGGGACTGTATCTGATACAGGGGTGCCCACCAGAGAGTGGCAGCTGCATGCTGCGCTGCTCAAAGGGTTGCCCCAGGCCGGAGGGATCGTCCACTGTCACGCGCCGTGGACCATATCGTGGTCAGAAAAAAATGATAAGATACCGCTTGTCACCTGGCACAGCAAACTTAAATGGGGATGTGAAATTCCGGTGCTGGATATACGGGCAGCAGTCGTGCCAAAAGAAGAGCTTCCTGGTATCCTGGCGCTGTTTCGGCAAGAACCCCGGCTGCCGGCAGTGGTGCTCCGAGGGCATGGCCTGGTCGCGATTGGCAGAAATGTGGTGGAAGCAGAACACACCGCTGAGATGATCGAGGAGACGGCACAGATCTGTGTGCTGCAAGGTCTTCTGTATCAGAAGCGGGACAAAAAGCATTCCTATGCAAGCGAAAATCACGGTTGTACAGATAAATCCGTATCATACCCAAAAAGCAAAGGAACTGGACGATAA
- a CDS encoding IS110 family transposase yields MQAKITVVQINPYHTQKAKELDDNSQTKSDKKDALTITRLVKDGRYFETYLPHDVYAELRGLTTTRHSMNKRKKSIVNTITAVLDEYFPEFVSVFKHPFKGKASMHLLKVCPIPKFILELGEEGVLEEIKKAVKKTVGRKKAAQLVETAKDSIGVDYGEYAARFKIQQLMEELELITY; encoded by the coding sequence ATGCAAGCGAAAATCACGGTTGTACAGATAAATCCGTATCATACCCAAAAAGCAAAGGAACTGGACGATAACAGCCAGACAAAATCAGATAAAAAAGATGCCCTGACTATTACAAGGCTGGTGAAAGACGGTCGATATTTTGAAACATATCTTCCACATGATGTTTATGCAGAGCTGCGTGGACTGACAACAACCAGGCATAGCATGAATAAGAGAAAGAAATCAATTGTCAATACGATTACAGCTGTATTAGATGAATATTTTCCGGAGTTTGTAAGTGTGTTCAAACATCCATTCAAAGGGAAAGCGTCTATGCACCTTCTGAAAGTGTGCCCTATTCCTAAATTTATATTGGAATTGGGTGAAGAAGGTGTACTGGAAGAGATCAAAAAAGCAGTTAAAAAGACGGTTGGCAGAAAAAAGGCTGCACAGTTGGTAGAAACTGCAAAGGACAGCATAGGCGTTGATTATGGTGAATATGCGGCACGCTTTAAAATACAACAATTGATGGAAGAATTGGAATTAATAACCTACTGA
- a CDS encoding RuBisCO large subunit C-terminal-like domain-containing protein, which translates to MRYDEQPFGRPEDIGEPAVVASYAVSGPDYGAILERAAVFAIGQTIGTWVRVPGISENMIRSYQGRVISVLDSGQGADGQCSTFVLRIAFPAANFGNSLAMLMTALVGNDVSTALHARLIDLEFAGGYKPGYRGPRQGIDDLRALTGIRSRPLVLNMIKPCAGFTPEEGAKLFAQAAMGGVDLIKDDELLGSPGYNRVLDRFLSYEAAAADVYEKTGRRPVYLPNITDTPSRMMEHAEALYQAGAKACLVNFIFSGLDALKDLTDQYGDKLFIMGHYAGVGVMNAWNNGIANSVMLGLLPRLAGAHAVMTMAPLPGNPASHYDFRRTVQAQRLPLGKIAPLVTAVGGGITPISQEAYQKELGKNTIIGIGGAIQGHPLGATAGAEAAMAAVKAAAEQIPLEEAARVCKPLAAALELWGRKS; encoded by the coding sequence ATGAGATATGATGAACAGCCGTTTGGGAGGCCGGAAGATATAGGGGAACCTGCGGTCGTTGCCAGTTATGCAGTCAGCGGACCGGATTACGGGGCGATCCTGGAACGTGCGGCGGTGTTTGCGATCGGGCAGACGATCGGAACCTGGGTCAGGGTGCCGGGAATATCGGAAAATATGATCCGCAGCTACCAGGGCAGAGTGATTTCCGTTTTGGATTCCGGGCAGGGAGCAGACGGGCAGTGCAGCACGTTTGTTCTGCGGATTGCATTTCCGGCTGCCAATTTTGGTAACAGCCTGGCGATGCTGATGACTGCACTGGTAGGAAATGATGTATCTACGGCATTGCACGCCCGCTTAATCGATCTGGAGTTTGCCGGCGGTTACAAGCCGGGATACCGCGGTCCAAGGCAGGGAATCGATGACCTGAGAGCGCTGACCGGAATACGCAGCCGTCCCCTGGTATTAAACATGATAAAGCCCTGTGCCGGATTTACACCTGAAGAAGGTGCAAAGCTGTTCGCCCAGGCAGCTATGGGAGGTGTAGATCTGATCAAGGACGATGAGCTGCTGGGCTCTCCGGGCTATAACCGCGTGCTCGACCGTTTTCTTTCTTATGAGGCAGCAGCGGCCGATGTTTACGAAAAGACGGGGCGGCGTCCGGTTTATCTTCCGAACATCACTGATACCCCTTCCCGAATGATGGAACATGCAGAGGCACTTTATCAGGCCGGAGCGAAGGCGTGTCTGGTCAATTTCATCTTCAGCGGTCTGGACGCTCTGAAAGATCTTACGGATCAGTATGGCGATAAGCTGTTCATTATGGGGCATTATGCCGGAGTGGGTGTCATGAACGCGTGGAATAATGGAATTGCAAATTCAGTCATGCTGGGGCTGCTCCCACGGCTGGCGGGCGCTCATGCAGTTATGACGATGGCGCCTTTGCCCGGCAATCCGGCCTCACATTATGATTTCCGGCGGACCGTGCAGGCACAGCGGCTCCCTCTTGGAAAGATTGCACCGCTTGTGACAGCCGTGGGCGGAGGCATTACCCCGATCTCTCAGGAAGCATACCAAAAAGAGCTGGGAAAGAATACCATCATCGGAATCGGAGGGGCCATACAGGGACATCCCCTGGGAGCAACAGCCGGCGCTGAGGCGGCAATGGCGGCCGTGAAGGCGGCAGCGGAACAAATCCCACTTGAGGAGGCGGCACGCGTGTGCAAACCGCTTGCAGCGGCGCTGGAACTTTGGGGGAGAAAAAGTTGA
- a CDS encoding sugar phosphate isomerase/epimerase family protein — translation MKTGILTSGVSQDFERALKLVRADGFRYVEIQYAWGAEDGSRSDQQEREVRRLLEQNHIKCTAVMRNIFSGLSLDDTSPGSLRYQNELEYLRDSIRLAKSYGCSKTRINSFDRHQVVFGYGGAENHLTDGNRIWLKFLRLMEPVCQIAEEEQITIMIETGTNGFLHTAALMRKALDELMCDRLMALWDPANCLYSSEIPYPDGYERLQGKIAEIHIKDLKICKQLASITYCPVGQGMMAPYLKDLAAALHRDRFQGGVILENQVMPAGGTEEEGYRLSVPAFRNIFIRNTK, via the coding sequence TTGAAAACGGGGATATTAACATCAGGGGTAAGCCAGGATTTTGAGCGTGCGCTAAAGCTTGTCCGGGCCGATGGGTTTCGCTATGTCGAGATACAGTATGCCTGGGGAGCGGAGGACGGCAGCCGGTCTGACCAGCAGGAGCGTGAAGTACGGCGGCTGCTGGAGCAGAACCATATCAAATGCACTGCGGTTATGCGCAATATCTTCAGCGGGTTATCCCTGGATGACACGTCGCCTGGCAGCCTTCGCTATCAGAACGAACTGGAGTATTTGCGTGATTCCATCCGCCTTGCCAAGTCATATGGGTGCAGCAAAACCCGCATCAATTCCTTTGACAGGCATCAAGTTGTCTTCGGATACGGAGGGGCTGAGAACCATCTTACAGACGGAAACAGGATCTGGCTAAAATTTTTGCGCCTGATGGAACCGGTTTGCCAGATCGCAGAAGAAGAACAGATTACAATTATGATTGAAACGGGAACAAACGGTTTCCTGCACACAGCTGCCCTGATGCGCAAGGCTCTGGATGAACTCATGTGTGACCGTCTGATGGCGCTGTGGGACCCGGCAAACTGCCTGTATTCGTCGGAGATCCCTTATCCGGACGGATATGAACGGCTGCAGGGTAAAATTGCGGAAATACATATTAAGGATCTTAAGATCTGTAAACAACTGGCATCCATTACCTACTGTCCGGTAGGCCAGGGAATGATGGCGCCATATCTGAAAGATCTGGCGGCAGCTTTGCACCGGGATCGTTTTCAGGGCGGTGTGATTCTCGAAAATCAGGTTATGCCTGCCGGAGGGACTGAGGAAGAGGGTTATCGTCTGAGTGTTCCTGCTTTCCGCAATATATTCATACGTAATACCAAGTAG
- a CDS encoding carbon-nitrogen hydrolase family protein → MAESILNLAVVNLKTAWGNKPMNLMRICGYAKEAARAGADMIVLPELALTGYDDESDKERHQKMQTLLAEPIPGPSSQAVSKLAQQTGTYILFGMPEKDSLDETIIYNSVAVCKPDGTVDAFRKLHMPAGEVSWATRGNEPYFLETNFGVIGLGICYDSYKFPEMIRLTKARGGQLFINVTALPFEDILPNINRDDLESMVLVNSIYIASSNLVGLDLVKHFMGGSSVIGPGCRPGDAVYYAGFAFGDPRGCNPGIFMATIDLSAAAGECNREEKIFTIDPATGKTGWRPLIYRKMYQEILEDAAWRMKVR, encoded by the coding sequence ATGGCAGAGAGCATTCTGAATCTGGCCGTCGTCAATCTGAAAACAGCATGGGGCAATAAACCGATGAATCTCATGCGTATCTGCGGTTATGCGAAAGAAGCTGCCCGTGCGGGAGCAGATATGATCGTCCTACCGGAACTGGCTTTGACCGGATATGACGATGAGTCCGATAAAGAACGCCATCAAAAGATGCAGACTCTTTTGGCGGAACCGATTCCAGGGCCGTCTTCCCAGGCGGTCTCGAAGCTGGCACAGCAAACAGGAACCTATATTCTGTTTGGCATGCCGGAAAAAGACAGTCTCGACGAAACGATCATCTATAATTCAGTTGCAGTCTGTAAACCGGATGGTACGGTGGATGCTTTCCGGAAACTGCATATGCCGGCGGGTGAGGTCAGCTGGGCAACACGCGGAAATGAGCCGTATTTTCTGGAAACAAATTTTGGCGTTATCGGTCTGGGAATCTGTTATGACAGTTACAAGTTTCCCGAAATGATAAGGCTCACAAAGGCCCGGGGCGGACAGCTTTTTATCAACGTTACGGCGCTGCCGTTTGAAGATATCCTGCCCAATATCAACCGGGATGATCTGGAATCGATGGTACTGGTAAACAGTATTTACATTGCATCCTCCAATCTGGTGGGGCTTGATCTTGTCAAACACTTTATGGGCGGAAGCAGTGTGATCGGTCCGGGATGCCGGCCGGGAGATGCTGTCTATTATGCCGGATTTGCTTTTGGAGATCCGCGCGGGTGCAACCCCGGTATTTTTATGGCAACGATTGATCTTTCAGCTGCCGCGGGGGAGTGTAACCGGGAGGAAAAAATATTTACCATCGATCCGGCAACGGGAAAAACCGGATGGCGGCCTTTGATATACCGGAAAATGTATCAGGAAATCCTGGAAGACGCGGCATGGAGAATGAAGGTGCGATGA
- a CDS encoding carbon-nitrogen hydrolase family protein — translation MKDIITVGMVNCVPLSPEMGEQRVKGYIRALARRGAQLIVFPTLYGIETEHVQEAAATYKTAVVFGLAGGSAVLCLADGETTEAADGWKMADTVWGTVGLVDSLHYTGQVPADVRLAYVPCNDQDYDDFSEHFTKINHFHSYSDRSGEKQFGYTAMIETFDLSETEQEGTHE, via the coding sequence ATGAAAGATATAATTACAGTAGGTATGGTAAACTGCGTTCCGCTAAGCCCGGAAATGGGAGAGCAGCGTGTGAAAGGATACATCCGTGCACTTGCCAGACGAGGGGCACAGCTCATAGTATTTCCAACGCTCTATGGTATCGAAACAGAGCATGTACAGGAAGCGGCTGCAACGTATAAGACCGCGGTCGTATTTGGTTTGGCAGGCGGCAGTGCTGTTTTATGCCTGGCAGACGGGGAAACGACAGAAGCGGCGGATGGATGGAAGATGGCCGACACTGTCTGGGGAACAGTCGGATTGGTTGATTCTTTGCACTACACAGGACAAGTTCCGGCAGACGTCCGGCTTGCGTATGTGCCGTGTAACGACCAAGATTACGATGACTTCTCAGAACATTTTACAAAAATAAATCATTTTCACTCGTATTCCGACCGGTCAGGAGAAAAACAATTTGGATACACTGCGATGATAGAAACGTTTGATCTGTCTGAAACAGAACAGGAGGGTACGCATGAATAA
- a CDS encoding carbon-nitrogen hydrolase family protein: MNKIMTLAVVNFRSIAGDSRRNLSRIIEYTETAVTQGAKLIIFPELALTGYSSDGGLQSELAETLPGRSVSEVAELTRKLGVYVVFGMPVRRDNVIYNSLVICGPCGIEAVYDKLHLTAGDAGWAAQGESLPPVIETPYGKVMAATGYDLLYFPEVVRYAKARGVKLLISASALEDKGMGAAWQKILGRHVGLNTLHIATANLTGKVKTRTLPGGSHILSPAEPIEQTYIAAGYTLDDPAAQIPGVHLAAIDLTADTLMPHYPYFEHNYKVGTPDWRPDVYKRMTEEILARKSNTEK, translated from the coding sequence ATGAATAAGATTATGACACTGGCAGTCGTTAATTTTCGATCCATTGCGGGTGATTCACGGCGAAACCTTTCAAGAATTATTGAATATACCGAAACAGCCGTGACCCAGGGCGCGAAGCTGATCATATTTCCGGAACTGGCGCTGACCGGTTACAGCAGCGATGGGGGGCTGCAGTCAGAGCTGGCTGAAACACTGCCGGGAAGATCTGTCAGTGAGGTGGCTGAGTTAACCAGGAAACTGGGGGTTTATGTTGTTTTTGGAATGCCGGTACGCCGGGACAACGTTATTTATAACAGCCTTGTCATCTGCGGTCCGTGCGGAATCGAGGCTGTGTATGACAAACTGCATTTGACCGCGGGAGACGCAGGCTGGGCAGCACAGGGAGAATCACTGCCTCCGGTCATCGAAACGCCGTATGGCAAAGTGATGGCGGCAACCGGCTATGACCTCCTTTATTTTCCTGAAGTCGTCCGATATGCAAAAGCGAGAGGCGTAAAACTTCTGATAAGTGCCTCCGCACTGGAAGATAAGGGAATGGGAGCTGCCTGGCAGAAAATACTGGGGCGTCATGTCGGATTGAATACACTGCACATTGCCACGGCTAATCTGACCGGAAAGGTTAAAACCAGAACATTGCCGGGCGGAAGCCATATATTGTCGCCGGCCGAACCGATCGAACAGACATATATTGCGGCTGGTTACACACTCGACGATCCTGCGGCGCAGATCCCGGGCGTGCATCTGGCAGCGATTGACCTGACGGCAGATACACTGATGCCGCATTATCCGTATTTTGAACATAATTATAAGGTCGGAACACCGGATTGGCGGCCGGATGTTTATAAACGTATGACAGAAGAGATCCTTGCACGGAAAAGTAATACAGAAAAATAG
- a CDS encoding phosphogluconate dehydrogenase C-terminal domain-containing protein → MTKIALIGAGGKVGRRLVQKLKDDPEYLMFYVEKQSERLKEYGVTVSEMKDAVEDADYVVLAVPDRLIQFVSKEVTQYMKEGAVLMTLDPAATYSGAIEELPHLKYVVLHPNHPSVFTSSSDPEVTKDYWGGVAPMDMVCTLVKGEEADKKEVEILAKKMFTPVNQVFWMTAEQMCLLEPGVVELVTAPLFEAMREAMERIIEMGVPREAAHSFVTGHLRPQLHTSFGDADPDNMSDGAKAALKRGMSLIMKPGWKEEVLNVDFIKKFTREIADFHE, encoded by the coding sequence ATGACGAAAATAGCATTAATCGGAGCCGGCGGAAAGGTAGGCCGGCGCTTAGTACAAAAACTGAAGGATGACCCCGAATATCTGATGTTCTATGTAGAAAAACAAAGTGAACGGCTGAAAGAGTATGGAGTCACAGTTTCCGAGATGAAGGATGCTGTGGAGGATGCGGATTATGTGGTGCTTGCAGTGCCGGACCGCTTGATTCAGTTTGTTTCCAAAGAGGTAACGCAGTATATGAAGGAGGGCGCAGTACTGATGACGCTGGATCCCGCAGCGACCTATTCAGGTGCCATTGAGGAACTGCCTCATCTGAAATACGTGGTTCTTCACCCCAACCATCCTTCTGTGTTCACCTCCAGTTCTGATCCGGAAGTGACAAAGGACTACTGGGGCGGTGTTGCGCCGATGGATATGGTCTGTACTTTGGTGAAAGGCGAAGAGGCTGATAAAAAGGAAGTTGAAATACTGGCAAAAAAAATGTTCACTCCGGTCAATCAGGTGTTTTGGATGACAGCCGAGCAGATGTGTCTGCTTGAACCGGGTGTCGTGGAACTGGTAACGGCGCCGTTATTTGAAGCGATGCGTGAGGCCATGGAGCGGATTATAGAGATGGGCGTACCGCGTGAGGCTGCACACTCGTTTGTGACAGGACATCTCAGGCCGCAGCTGCATACTTCATTTGGCGATGCCGATCCCGATAACATGTCTGACGGTGCAAAAGCAGCGCTTAAAAGAGGGATGTCTCTGATCATGAAACCGGGTTGGAAAGAGGAAGTGCTGAACGTTGATTTTATTAAAAAATTCACCAGAGAAATCGCTGATTTCCACGAGTAG
- a CDS encoding hydroxypyruvate isomerase family protein: MRRSANIEMLFTEVPFAERIQKAKDAGFDAVEFAGWLDKDIGQIKQAADEANIKIAAFTGDEPYSPIDPAQQDKYITHLTRSVEIAAELGCKMLVTHSNAIGSDDQILCDYSDLSDEIKLLTMQDTYRKLIPVLDEYDVTVLVEAISKTAHPGVFMDHVDMAAAVVESIASPHIRLLCDLYHMQENGGALVRSLTRYRDIIGHIHFADVPGRHEPGTGEIYFPALAACMENIGYRGMVGFALIPSGSSDEAVKAIMRSCEKEEQNA, translated from the coding sequence ATGAGGCGAAGCGCCAATATCGAAATGTTATTTACGGAGGTGCCGTTTGCAGAACGGATTCAAAAGGCAAAAGACGCCGGATTCGATGCAGTTGAATTTGCCGGCTGGCTGGATAAGGATATCGGACAGATAAAACAGGCAGCAGATGAAGCAAACATTAAAATCGCAGCTTTTACCGGGGACGAACCGTATTCCCCCATCGATCCCGCGCAGCAGGATAAATATATTACACATCTGACACGTTCTGTGGAAATTGCCGCAGAGTTGGGCTGCAAAATGCTTGTAACCCATTCAAATGCAATCGGTTCGGATGATCAGATCCTCTGCGATTATTCCGATCTGAGTGATGAAATAAAATTGTTGACGATGCAGGATACCTACCGGAAACTGATACCGGTGCTGGATGAATACGACGTGACCGTACTGGTGGAAGCGATTAGTAAAACCGCACATCCGGGAGTGTTTATGGACCATGTTGACATGGCTGCCGCCGTTGTTGAGAGTATCGCATCTCCCCATATCAGGCTATTGTGTGATCTTTATCACATGCAGGAGAACGGCGGAGCGCTGGTAAGGAGTCTGACCCGCTATCGGGACATCATCGGGCATATCCATTTTGCCGATGTTCCTGGTCGCCATGAGCCGGGGACCGGAGAAATTTATTTCCCTGCACTTGCCGCATGTATGGAAAATATCGGCTATCGCGGCATGGTTGGCTTTGCACTTATCCCCTCCGGTTCAAGTGACGAAGCGGTAAAAGCAATTATGCGTTCGTGCGAAAAGGAGGAACAAAATGCGTGA
- the rpiB gene encoding ribose 5-phosphate isomerase B, with amino-acid sequence MRDIIIGSDNAGVALKKIIVEYLNSKNISVTDVGVAAEQDETYYPYIAKRVCEAVIKSGYQKRGILICGTGIGMCMTANEFRGIRAAVCHDIYSARRSILSNDGNVLCIGARVVGTELAKTIAEEWIGLEFVDGPSTPKVKAIIEIEQENFLVGGIDEK; translated from the coding sequence ATGCGTGATATTATAATTGGAAGTGATAACGCAGGTGTTGCGTTAAAGAAAATCATCGTCGAGTATTTGAACAGTAAGAATATATCCGTTACAGACGTGGGGGTGGCAGCAGAGCAGGACGAGACCTATTATCCGTACATAGCAAAGCGCGTATGTGAAGCGGTGATAAAAAGCGGCTATCAGAAAAGGGGGATTTTGATATGCGGTACTGGAATCGGAATGTGTATGACGGCCAATGAATTCCGAGGTATCCGCGCAGCCGTCTGCCATGATATTTATTCTGCAAGACGTTCCATACTGAGCAATGACGGCAATGTTCTCTGCATCGGCGCCCGTGTGGTCGGTACAGAATTAGCCAAGACGATTGCAGAAGAGTGGATCGGTCTTGAATTTGTCGACGGTCCGTCCACTCCGAAAGTAAAGGCGATCATTGAAATCGAACAGGAAAATTTTTTAGTCGGAGGTATCGATGAAAAATAA